Genomic DNA from Lactococcus garvieae:
TAATTTCCCAAATACTGATCAATAGCATCCAGAATCTTTTCACTGGCATGTCCATCCCCATATGGGTTTTGGGAGTTGCTCATTTTTTGATAGACTTCCTCATTTTCAATAAGTTCACGGATAGCGCGGTAGACTTCTTCTTGCCCAGTACCCACGAGCTTAAGAGCCCCTGCTTCAACGCCCTCAGGACGTTCGGTTGTGTCACGTAAAACAAGAACAGGTACACCAAATGACGGAGCTTCTTCTTGCACACCACCTGAATCTGTCAAAATAATATAACTTTCATTTTCCATGCGGTGGAAATCAACAACATTTAGTGGTTCAATCAGGCGAACATTTGGTAAGTCACCAAGTATGCGATAAGCAATTTCTCGGACTTTTGGATTTTTGTGAAGCGGGTAGACCATTTCAAATTGCGGATAGTCTCTACAAATATCTTTAATGGCTCTAAAGACATTTTCCATTGGCTCCCCAAGGTTTTCACGACGATGCATGGTAACAAGAATCTGACGACGATCTTTTTGCAGATGAGCAGGAACCGTGAACCTTAAGGCATCAATGGCAGTGTTCCCTGTAACATAGATATTATCTGCTGCATGATTTTCTTTTAGCAAATTTTGCTTACTCTCTTCTGTTGGTGCAAAATAGATATCTGAGAGAACATCTGTTACTTGTCGGTTCATCTCTTCTGGGAAAGGAGAATATTTGTTCCAAGTTCTTAAACCAGCTTCAACATGTCCCAAAATAACTTTATGGTAAAAAGCGGCGATAGAGGCTGCAAAGGTTGTGGAAGTATCGCCATGTACCAGCATTATATCTGGAGACTCTTCTACAAGCACTTGGTCAATTGCATCAATCACTCGCGTAGTAATTTGACTCCGAGTTTGATTTTTTCCCATAATATCCAAGTCATAATCAGGTACTATCTCAAAGATGTCCAAGACTTGATCTAACATTTCTCTATGCTGAGCAGTTACAACTGTCACTGCTTGGAAGCGAGCATCTTTTTCTATAGCCTTGACCAAAGGTGCCATTTTTATTGCTTCAGGTCGTGTTCCAAAGACAAGCATTATTTTTTTCATATCTTCTTCCATTTCTACTTTTTCTAGCTTTCCTTTTAAACATAATAGACTTGATTTTTTCCGTTTGCTTTTGCTACATACAGATTTTTATCTACCTTATCAATAATCGTTTCAGGGTTCTTTTCATCAGTTATTTCAGCAACACCTACAGAGATTGAGACGTTAAATGGAATATCATTATATGCAAACTCTTTATCTGAAATATTCTTCGTAATTTGAGTCATCATCCTATAGGCTTCCTCACCTGTCTGGTTTCTAAATACTATGAAAAATTCATCACCACCATATCGGAAAAGCTGTCCATTACTGTGTTCCTGCATCAATAGTTCTCGGATATCTGTACTAATTTCTCTAAGGACGTAATCTCCTGCTAAGTGTCCATAGTTGTCATTAATAGATTTAAAAGCATCTATATCAAACAAAGCAATTGAAAAGCTAGGCACATTTTTACTGAATAGAACTTCATTAAGCACATCCTCGAATTTTTTACGATTATAGGTACCTGTTAAAATATCAATATAGGCATCTCGCTTCAAATCTGAATACATCAATGCAATGATACTGATCAAATAAATAGCGACCTTCGCAATAACTAACACAGCAAGAATCTTAAAGAAAATACCTATCGTATAACTTATCGGAACATGGAATTGGGAAATTGCTACTAAAACGGCTGCAAGTGTGATAAAAACACTCAGGAAAAAGTAGGATATATAGTGCGCCGTGATGACTTTTCGATAATTGCATAGTGCATAAATAACTAACCAAAACAGAGTCAAGCCTGAGAGCACTAATAAGGTGGATCTCAAATGAAAACCATAGACATGCAAGTACAAAAGATAGTATATGATAAATTGAGGCAATATTTCATATTCAATATTTTTATAGAGCGGTGTAACCAGATAGACCACAGAAATTGCAATAAAAACTAGCGAAATATCACTGATGAGGTAACCATATGGCGAGCCTTGGTCAATATCACTAAATAAAAATTTAAGAAGGATAATAAAAAGTGCAAAATTACTCGAATTTAAAATATAAGCTGTGATTTTATTTTGATCCAATTGGTAGTATTGAATCATATATTTAGCAATAAACATTATACCCAGTACAGTTGGCATCAAGAAAATTTTATCAATAAAGTTACTTCCTAATATATCTTCAATATGAATCATCTTTCTTCTCCTCCATTAGAAGTCATGAGGCCTGTCATAATAATAAGTTTGCTGAAGCCATTCCTTGGGAAAAGCCGCAAGAACTTCTTCCTCTTCGACTCCCTCTATAACAATCTCTTTTTCAAGAAACGCGATAGTATTCACAATAGAAAATATAAATTTCTGCAACTCATCATGAGATAAATAGCTATTAAAATCTAATGCAGAAATTTTAACACGGTCCACATAAGCATTTAGTACAAACAAAGTTGTGTAATGGTTAATACCCGACAGAAAATCATCTAAGGCGATGGCGTATCCCATTTCCTTAATTGATTTTATTGCTTCTAAAGGTAAAACATTTTCTTCATCATAGCAATTTACCGGTAAACGTTCAGTAAGCTCGATTCTTAACCTGTTTTTATATTTGAAATCTCTCAAAAATTCGACAGTTTCATCAAAATAAAGTTCTTGGTAATCCAAGTTTAGGGAGTAGGTGTAATCGTCTTTCTTAAGTTGTTCTTGCAATAGTTCATCTAATCGTTTTAAGTACAAATTGTGTTTCTCATGATCTGAGACTATCTCATCAAACATTTCACTTGGAAAATAGCAGCCGTCTGATGTTCTTAAACGTAATAATAGCTCGTATTCTACTTCTTTATCCTCAGCAAAATTAATAATTTTCTGTCTATAAAAAATTAATTCATCAAATTTCAAACCTACTTTTCTCCTCTATATAAAAATGGTGGGTTCTTTTTCTTCTCCACGGGGGAAAAGAACCCTTCATCCCTGGATTGATTTTTGAGGGGGCCCATATAGGTAACCTTGCCTCAAATTAATTTTAAGTAAATCAACAAGCTTCTCATCTTCCTTGGTTTCAACACCAGATACCACTAGTTCAAGTTGATACTTCTTTGCCAGTTTAAGCCAAAATTTAATGGTTAAATCTAGCCATTTTTCCTTATCATTAAAATGTCGCATATCCAGCTTTAATATATCGATTAAAGGGAGCAAGCGGTGAATATTTCGTGCAAAATAAAATTCTGCACCAAGATTATTAATGGAGAAAAGTATACCATAAGTTTTACAATATTTAATTCTACGGCTCACCCTTCTTAAATGCTTCAATTTCACAATCTCATTATGCGAAATTTCAATAACAATATCGAAAGGCTTCAACTCTTCCACGATTGATTGAATAGATTTTTTAAACTTCCGGCTCAGAAATTGTTGAATTGTTAATTTTATTAAAACTTTAAAATGTTCAGCTTCAACATCAACTATACCTTCTTTTATCTGATCTTTTAATATAAAAAACGGGAGGGAGTCAATATTTGGAGGAAGTATCCATTCTTGCTCAGCATTTTGTTCTCTCAGTACACACTCCGCACCTTTGATTTTACGTTCTTGGTCATATATTTTATTGTAAAAATATATATAATTATTTTCGTCAAAAATCTTTTTTTTCAAAGTTACTTCCTTTCTAATCTACATGAGTTAAATTTAAAATCTAAGCCTGACGTTTCGTTTTATCCCAAGTATTTTGTGAATTGAAATATCTGAATATTGCTTGAGGATATATCTGACTCAGTATAATGAGAAACTTTGTTAAATAATAAGCATCTTTCAGAACATGACTGATTTTAAATTTTTCTTGATTATTTCTATTATAAAGAACTGCCCAAACAATATTGATAAGAAATATATAGAAAACCATAAAAATAAATACCAGAACAAAGCTTTGCACTGCTTGTGTGAGACCATATATTAATAGTGTCCCAAATAACACAATACCTGTGTAGATAACTACCATATATTCTATAGCCATGAGCCATGGCTTGATTAAGGTAAAGCAAAGCTCTGTCTTTTGCTTGAGTTCTAAGTTTTCGGACTTAATAATTGGGAAAATATATTTAAAGGTCTGAATATTTCCTTGCGCCCATCTCACGCGCTGTTTAACCAAGGACATCGGATCATCATAAATACCCGTTTGTTTTATTTTAATATCATCATATTGCACATTACGTACATTATATATGTCTGAGAGAAACAGGCGCAGTGATAAGTCAAAATCTTCGACTAGTGAAGTTGTCCAAGGCGCTTCATGCAATGAATAAAGCGTACTTAGTTTACAAAACTGCCCATTTCCACCAAAAGCTACGGTATTAGTTTTACTTCTTAAGGACTGTGTCGCATTGATGATTTCTCCGAACTCTAAATCCTGAGAAGTGTCTCGGTTTCGGTTGATGACTTGAACTTTAGACTGTAGACCTGTTAGCTCAAAGTCTGAATTAAAGACCAAGTTAACTTTATCAAAATAGTCTGTTTCCACACTCGAATCAGCATCAATAATCGTGATAAGCGTTTCTTCAAAAATATAGCCTTTATCTAGATAAGATTCTGTTATTTTTTTATAAGCCCAGTTGAGAGCCTCTCCTTTTCCTTGTTGTGCCTCAGGCTGGAATCTTTGTAAGAGATGAAATCTCTTATTACCCTTAAACTCCTCTACTTCTTTAACAGTATTGTCTATACTGGCATCATCAATCACATAGATATCTAAGTTCTCATAATTTGTATTCAATAGACTTTTGACAGTGTTTTTGATGACAAGTTCTTCATTCATGCAGGGAATCAATACAAGGATACGATGGTGTGTTTCTATTTTTACATGGCTTAATTCACGGGTGTAGCTCTTTGTACTATAGGCATACCACAGCAATATTGTTTCTAATGTATAGTAGATAAATGTAAGAATTGAAAAGAAAATGGCAAACCACGTTAATTTATCGATAAGAATCTCAAATATCTCTTTAAGATAACTTAAACCCCAAAACTTATTTTCAAAAAGAAAAACGAGGGGCAGAACAGATATAACATACAGTAAGAGCTTCTGATCGGACCTAAAATAATTCGAAAGTCCAGTATATATACTCTCACCAATCAAAGCAATTACCATTACTATCTGTACAAGTAATAAGAAACGTGATATTAACTGTGCATTAACCTCAGGGCTTAAAACATTTAAAAGTATTGCCCCAAAAACAACAAGAAAGACAGCTAAAACAGCCCAAATGAATTTACCTATCTTCTTTTGAAACTTTTTAAAAAGCGCCATCGCTGAAAAAACAACAATTATAAATTCTAAAAGTAAAGTCATAATAACCAAGAAGGTTTGGATATTGCTAAAAAGAGCAAAAGTTTCTTGATTTATAGATAAAAAGGCAAAAGCAGGGACAAGTGCTATGTAAAATCCCGACAAACCAAAGGCCCATCTTTTTATTTCTATATCGCTTATGCCCTCTTTATGTTCGGAAAAAACGCGGAAGAGCCCGACATAAATAAGAAGGCTTAAAGCATTAAAGAGGGGAATAGGTTTTAAACCATGACCTAGAAAAACACCTGCTTCTAATATAAAGATGAGAGACAGCATTAAAAATATAAGGACTGTTTTCCAAGATCTTTCTCTATCCCTTTGTGTTGATATAATATAAACCATTATCAAAATAGGAGCAACTAATAGCACGGTTGAACTTAAGTTTTGATAAAGTGTCCCACGGCTCAAGGATAATAAAACATCAACAGTTAAAGTCACACCTAAAAAGGCATAAATCATCCTATAAATACTTACTTCCATTTTTTTCACTACTACAACTCCCTATTCTAACTTTTCCTTCGTGAATATAATGTATTTATAATAAAAAAATATTATATTATCTCATATCCTTTACACATCTCTTTGTTCTCTCTTAATTATATATTAAAGAAGTTAATACTTCAATTTAATAATTCATAGAGAAGTATTTTAATCTTATTTTATTTTTTGCCATTATTTGAAAGGATACAGTCTAATAATTTAGATAATTTACCTCTATTCTTAAAAATTTTATTTTAGAGAAAAAGAGAATAAAGTATAAATAAAAAAAGAGGTAAATACTACCTCATTTTTTTAGCTAACTTTTAAAAATCATCGACTTTAAAAAGATTACCATCCTCAATTCTATAAACACTGTCACTATTTTTTATCATACGCGAGTCGTGTGTAACCATGATGGTCGCTTTATTTTTTTCATGGGCTTCTTTTCTTAAGATATCCACTACCTGATAGGCTCTCTCAGTATCTAAACTGGCTGTGGGTTCATCAGCTAGAATTAAGCTGGGATCATTATACAGCGCGCGTGTTATCGCTACACGTTGCCTTTCCCCACCTGACAGTTCACTCGGATATTTATTTTGTAATTCTAGAATATCTAAAGAATCTAGCATTTCATTAATTTTATCTCGATTGATACTTTTTTTATTTATCTTATCTACAAGTTTTAATTGCTCTCCAACTGTGAGATAAGGGATTAGATTAGAAGCTTGTAAAATAAAACCGACTTCCTTAAATCTAACTTTTGAGCGCTCTTTTTCAGAGAGCTTGTTAAAATTAATTGTGTTTATCTTCGTCGTACCAGTTGTTGAGGACTGCAAGCCACCTGCTATTGTCAAAAAAGTACTTTTACCAGATCCAGAAGGGCCTATAATAGAAATAAATTCTCCTGCTTGAACACGCAGGTCAATTCCTTTTAATGCTTGAACTTCTGTTCGGCCTGTACCAAAGCTCTTTGTGACCTCATCCATAAGTAAAATTTCTTTCATTTTAACCTCCAATTGCTTGTGTAGGATCAATTTTTCTAATCGTGTAAAGAGAGAACACAGAGCCCAATATCGAAACGAAAATCAGGATAAGACTATAAATAGCCCAGATAGAAAAATCAATTGAAAACGGCATTGCTTGCGGGAGCACAAAGCTTGTCAAATAACTTCCGAAAAATGCTAAAGCTACTCCCACTAAAGACAGCCAGAAACTTTGCCATAAGATGGATTTCATAATATGGAAGTTTGAGATTCCCTGCGCCTTCATAATCCCAAAGATAGGCACTTTTTGCAAGGTAATAACGTACATAAATACAGCAATGATTAACAGCACTATTAAGAACAAGAAATAAATCATGGCATTCAAGGTTGTTTTCTGAGCAGAGTAACCTGGGATATTATCTATCAGTTGTGAAATAGTTATGACATTTAACTTATCCCCACTTGTACCTTTAAGGCTTACATTCCCAGATTTTACAATTACCCCATTAACGGAAGCATCAGCAGGAGCTGCATTCATATTTTTAATCGCTGAAAGAGTAGTGAAGGAACCATAAACAACGGGAGTTGCCGAATAATAAGTTTCTTTTACAATACCGACAATTTTTAATTCAACGTCGTTAT
This window encodes:
- the wecB gene encoding non-hydrolyzing UDP-N-acetylglucosamine 2-epimerase, producing MKKIMLVFGTRPEAIKMAPLVKAIEKDARFQAVTVVTAQHREMLDQVLDIFEIVPDYDLDIMGKNQTRSQITTRVIDAIDQVLVEESPDIMLVHGDTSTTFAASIAAFYHKVILGHVEAGLRTWNKYSPFPEEMNRQVTDVLSDIYFAPTEESKQNLLKENHAADNIYVTGNTAIDALRFTVPAHLQKDRRQILVTMHRRENLGEPMENVFRAIKDICRDYPQFEMVYPLHKNPKVREIAYRILGDLPNVRLIEPLNVVDFHRMENESYIILTDSGGVQEEAPSFGVPVLVLRDTTERPEGVEAGALKLVGTGQEEVYRAIRELIENEEVYQKMSNSQNPYGDGHASEKILDAIDQYLGN
- a CDS encoding GGDEF domain-containing protein; protein product: MIHIEDILGSNFIDKIFLMPTVLGIMFIAKYMIQYYQLDQNKITAYILNSSNFALFIILLKFLFSDIDQGSPYGYLISDISLVFIAISVVYLVTPLYKNIEYEILPQFIIYYLLYLHVYGFHLRSTLLVLSGLTLFWLVIYALCNYRKVITAHYISYFFLSVFITLAAVLVAISQFHVPISYTIGIFFKILAVLVIAKVAIYLISIIALMYSDLKRDAYIDILTGTYNRKKFEDVLNEVLFSKNVPSFSIALFDIDAFKSINDNYGHLAGDYVLREISTDIRELLMQEHSNGQLFRYGGDEFFIVFRNQTGEEAYRMMTQITKNISDKEFAYNDIPFNVSISVGVAEITDEKNPETIIDKVDKNLYVAKANGKNQVYYV
- a CDS encoding ABC transporter ATP-binding protein, yielding MKEILLMDEVTKSFGTGRTEVQALKGIDLRVQAGEFISIIGPSGSGKSTFLTIAGGLQSSTTGTTKINTINFNKLSEKERSKVRFKEVGFILQASNLIPYLTVGEQLKLVDKINKKSINRDKINEMLDSLDILELQNKYPSELSGGERQRVAITRALYNDPSLILADEPTASLDTERAYQVVDILRKEAHEKNKATIMVTHDSRMIKNSDSVYRIEDGNLFKVDDF
- a CDS encoding EAL domain-containing protein; protein product: MKKKIFDENNYIYFYNKIYDQERKIKGAECVLREQNAEQEWILPPNIDSLPFFILKDQIKEGIVDVEAEHFKVLIKLTIQQFLSRKFKKSIQSIVEELKPFDIVIEISHNEIVKLKHLRRVSRRIKYCKTYGILFSINNLGAEFYFARNIHRLLPLIDILKLDMRHFNDKEKWLDLTIKFWLKLAKKYQLELVVSGVETKEDEKLVDLLKINLRQGYLYGPPQKSIQG
- a CDS encoding ABC transporter permease — its product is MFLSLKEIFYYKTRYALIATIIFLVSYVVFILSGLSTGLASQFKQAVVDWNAEKIVLSDSSNNILSASQISEAELQKIEGDALSPVSIFSTSINQGNDQRENITVMGLPTDSNVMPSIEDGENFSEDGKEIIIPKNLADKGYKVGDKIKVGNNDVELKIVGIVKETYYSATPVVYGSFTTLSAIKNMNAAPADASVNGVIVKSGNVSLKGTSGDKLNVITISQLIDNIPGYSAQKTTLNAMIYFLFLIVLLIIAVFMYVITLQKVPIFGIMKAQGISNFHIMKSILWQSFWLSLVGVALAFFGSYLTSFVLPQAMPFSIDFSIWAIYSLILIFVSILGSVFSLYTIRKIDPTQAIGG
- a CDS encoding EAL domain-containing protein, translated to MKFDELIFYRQKIINFAEDKEVEYELLLRLRTSDGCYFPSEMFDEIVSDHEKHNLYLKRLDELLQEQLKKDDYTYSLNLDYQELYFDETVEFLRDFKYKNRLRIELTERLPVNCYDEENVLPLEAIKSIKEMGYAIALDDFLSGINHYTTLFVLNAYVDRVKISALDFNSYLSHDELQKFIFSIVNTIAFLEKEIVIEGVEEEEVLAAFPKEWLQQTYYYDRPHDF
- a CDS encoding glycosyltransferase, which encodes MEVSIYRMIYAFLGVTLTVDVLLSLSRGTLYQNLSSTVLLVAPILIMVYIISTQRDRERSWKTVLIFLMLSLIFILEAGVFLGHGLKPIPLFNALSLLIYVGLFRVFSEHKEGISDIEIKRWAFGLSGFYIALVPAFAFLSINQETFALFSNIQTFLVIMTLLLEFIIVVFSAMALFKKFQKKIGKFIWAVLAVFLVVFGAILLNVLSPEVNAQLISRFLLLVQIVMVIALIGESIYTGLSNYFRSDQKLLLYVISVLPLVFLFENKFWGLSYLKEIFEILIDKLTWFAIFFSILTFIYYTLETILLWYAYSTKSYTRELSHVKIETHHRILVLIPCMNEELVIKNTVKSLLNTNYENLDIYVIDDASIDNTVKEVEEFKGNKRFHLLQRFQPEAQQGKGEALNWAYKKITESYLDKGYIFEETLITIIDADSSVETDYFDKVNLVFNSDFELTGLQSKVQVINRNRDTSQDLEFGEIINATQSLRSKTNTVAFGGNGQFCKLSTLYSLHEAPWTTSLVEDFDLSLRLFLSDIYNVRNVQYDDIKIKQTGIYDDPMSLVKQRVRWAQGNIQTFKYIFPIIKSENLELKQKTELCFTLIKPWLMAIEYMVVIYTGIVLFGTLLIYGLTQAVQSFVLVFIFMVFYIFLINIVWAVLYNRNNQEKFKISHVLKDAYYLTKFLIILSQIYPQAIFRYFNSQNTWDKTKRQA